A part of Podarcis muralis chromosome 13, rPodMur119.hap1.1, whole genome shotgun sequence genomic DNA contains:
- the LOC114581773 gene encoding histone H2B 1/2/3/4/6: protein MPEPAKSAPAAKKGSKKAVTKTQKKGDKKRKKSRKESYSIYVYKVLKQVHPDTGISSKAMSIMNSFVNDIFERIAAEASRLAHYNKRSTITSREIQTAVRLLLPGELAKHAVSEGTKAVTKYTSSK from the coding sequence ATGCCTGAACCAGCCAAGTCCGCTCCCGCGGCCAAGAAGGGCTCCAAGAAGGCCGTCACCAAGACGCAGAAGAAGGGCGACAAGAAGCGCAAGAAGAGCAGGAAGGAGAGCTACTCCATCTACGTCTACAAGGTGCTCAAGCAGGTCCACCCGGACACGGGCATCTCCTCCAAGGCCATGAGCATCATGAACTCCTTCGTCAACGACATCTTCGAGCGCATCGCGGCCGAGGCTTCCCGCCTGGCGCACTACAACAAGCGCTCCACCATCACCTCCCGGGAGATCCAGACCGCCGTCCGACTCCTGCTGCCCGgagagctggccaagcacgccgTCTCCGAAGGCACCAAGGCCGTCACCAAGTACACCAGCTCCAAGTGA